A window of Ranitomeya variabilis isolate aRanVar5 chromosome 2, aRanVar5.hap1, whole genome shotgun sequence contains these coding sequences:
- the YPEL5 gene encoding protein yippee-like 5 has product MGRIFLDHIGGTRLFSCANCDTILTNRSELISTRFTGATGRAFLFNKVVNLQYSEVQDRVMLTGRHMVRDVSCKNCNSKLGWIYEFATEDSQRYKEGRVILERALVRESEGFEEHVPSDNS; this is encoded by the exons ATGGGCCGAATCTTCTTAGATCACATCGGGGGCACCCGCCTGTTCTCCTGCGCCAACTGCGACACCATCCTGACCAACCGCTCCGAGCTCATCTCCACCCGCTTCACCGGGGCCACGGGCAGAGCCTTCCTCTTCAACAAG GTGGTGAACCTCCAGTACAGCGAGGTCCAGGACCGCGTCATGCTCACCGGGCGGCACATGGTGCGAGACGTCAGCTGTAAGAACTGCAACAGTAAGCTGGGCTGGATCTACGAATTTGCCACGGAGGACAGCCAGCGCTACAAGGAAGGCCGTGTCATCTTAGAGCGCGCCCTGGTCCGGGAGAGCGAGGGCTTCGAGGAGCACGTCCCGTCCGACAACTCCTGA